In the Tribolium castaneum strain GA2 chromosome 1, icTriCast1.1, whole genome shotgun sequence genome, one interval contains:
- the LOC103314685 gene encoding insulin-like growth factor-binding protein complex acid labile subunit has protein sequence MFVASLCILASLISTSSPYCVEEWDEIYVIHCTNTSLENFIYDFDPFNEKDSQYRRSYAIVITNSQLKRIDFFYLPFSNPSNLMRLSLTNSSIEYINDSAFEDYRFSDLVLSNNKLHSMSFVEKLPTNLNKLYLDGNHFSSVGNVFANLIHLTHLDLSNCRIQNIDPDSFSSLKSLIFISVSNNRLVRGFFVFNFSPIPFFDLSFNKMEHLDFKGDNLHFGELDISHNPLKNIDFLNKIKFGDLKLASTNVSGDFNFLLLNNVYFSLDLNNNKLVNLHSDLFKVETYKGPFRKNINFFNSSISNIDRHAFKNFGYYYDYSPVDNNPPILNLSSNAITELKNYTFEGSFISTLDLSKCLIQNIQIKAFSGLYLTDTLNLSLNRISHLNENVFKNLTLVQTIDLSFNFLKKLNNQLFIDCHSLKFINLSNSRIELIKEWAFAGSDNLLELNLENNFLEKINFRNFSRLEMLNLHNNKLSNLDLSFLCNLSAKNVVMSHNKMRKLLNNSCATVKSPQEMDLSKSSICSIEAKTFRGLFWLEVLTLRDNFIETILPETFTYLKRLKQLDLSANRIAFLSENSFAFGNRLNMLNITFVNANLTGHLFKWLNHVVTLNISNSQVSLLKGCFKGLKYLENFYFHESEVVAVNPGAFQGLDSLKQFNVHSIFRNTKVLQSGTFVGLKYLDHLNLSHLEITVIETQAFEGLTTLLKLCLSRNNLTKIVSGTFVGLDHLKMLDLSRNKISQLEVRAFYGLYSLRELHLNRNNLTTLSLGTFQQFPTLEVLNLRRNNINKILTGTFSNLKFLKTLDLSYNNITKLKMETLITLSNLKKIDLTANHLIQMEHLDLIKSLRHLEFVGLNDNKWKCDNLVSMLIAFQNYSVNWLSTESATFTHENIDGIKCFDICNFFYCVDEEDLTWRN, from the coding sequence ATGTTTGTGGCAAGCTTGTGCATCCTGGCATCACTTATCTCAACTTCAAGCCCGTATTGCGTTGAAGAGTGGGACGAAATCTACGTAATTCATTGCACGAACACAAGTcttgaaaatttcatttacgACTTTGATCCGTTCAACGAGAAAGACTCCCAGTATCGAAGAAGCTACGCCATTGTAATCACCAATTCACAATTGAAACGAATCGACTTTTTCTACCTCCCCTTTTCGAATCCTTCAAATCTGATGCGACTGTCTTTAACCAACTCTTCTATCGAGTACATCAACGATTCAGCTTTCGAGGATTATCGTTTCAGCGATTTGGTTTTGAGCAACAACAAATTACACAGTATGTCGTTTGTcgaaaaattaccaacaaatttaaacaaactgtATTTGGACGGAAACCATTTCAGCTCAGTTGGAAATGTTTTCGCCAATTTAATTCACTTGACTCACCTAGATTTAAGCAACTGTCGAATACAAAACATCGATCCGGACAGTTTTTCCAGCTTGAAAAGTTTGATCTTTATCAGTGTTAGTAACAACAGACTTGTGCGAGGTTTTTTCGTATTTAACTTCTCCCCAATTCCGTTTTTCGACCtgagttttaacaaaatggaACACCTTGATTTCAAAGGCgataatttacattttggCGAATTGGATATTAGCCACAACCCTTTGAAAAATATcgattttttgaacaaaattaaatttggcgATTTAAAACTAGCAAGTACTAATGTAAGTGGCGACTTTAATTTTCTATTACTCAACAATGTGTACTTTTCGTTGGATTTAAACAACAATAAGCTGGTTAATTTACATTCGGACTTGTTTAAAGTGGAGACGTATAAAGGCCCCTTCaggaaaaacattaatttctttaattctTCAATCAGCAACATTGACAGACATGCGTTTAAAAACTTCGGTTACTATTATGATTACTCACCCGTTGATAATAACCCACCAATTCTCAATCTTAGTTCAAACGCGATCACCGAACTCAAAAATTACACTTTTGAGGGCAGTTTTATTAGCACTTTGGACCTCTCAAAGTGTTTGATTCAAAATATACAAATCAAGGCTTTCTCCGGTTTATATTTAACCGACACTTTAAACTTAAGCCTCAACCGAATATCACACTTAAACGAAAACGTTTTCAAAAACTTGACTCTTGTCCAAACGATTGATTTGTCGTTCAATTTCCTGAAAAAACTCAACAATCAGTTATTTATCGACTGTCACAGTTTGAAATTTATAAACTTATCCAATTCCAGGATTGAGTTAATAAAAGAATGGGCCTTTGCCGGAAGTGATAATTTACTAGAACTAAaccttgaaaataattttttggagaaaatcaattttcgaaatttcagTCGCCTCGAAATGCTAAACCTGCACAACAATAAACtttcaaatttagatttgtcgtTTCTGTGTAATTTATCGGCGAAAAATGTGGTCATGTCACATaataaaatgagaaaattattaaacaactCTTGTGCAACTGTAAAATCGCCACAAGAAATGGATTTATCCAAATCGTCAATTTGTAGCATCGAAGCGAAAACATTTCGTGGTTTGTTTTGGTTGGAAGTTCTCACTTTGAGGGACAACTTTATCGAAACAATTTTACCCGAAACTTTCACGTATTTGAAGCGATTAAAACAACTCGATCTTTCCGCCAACAGAATTGCGTTTTTATCGGAGAATTCGTTCGCTTTTGGAAACCGTCTCAATATGTTGAATATTACGTTCGTTAATGCAAACTTGACTGGTCATTTATTTAAGTGGTTGAATCATGTCGTGACTTTGAACATTTCCAATTCGCAAGTGAGTTTGTTGAAGGGTTGCTTCAAAGGTCTCAAATACTTGgagaatttttatttccatGAAAGTGAAGTTGTGGCAGTAAATCCTGGTGCATTTCAGGGTCTAGACAGTTTGAAACAATTCAACGTACACTCAATTTTTCGAAACACCAAAGTTTTGCAAAGTGGGACCTTTGTAGGTTTGAAATATTtggatcatttgaatttgtcgCATCTTGAAATAACGGTGATTGAAACTCAAGCTTTTGAAGGCCTTACAACTCTTCTCAAATTGTGTTTGAGTCGAAATAATTTGACCAAAATTGTAAGTGGGACTTTTGTGGGTTTGGACCATTTGAAAATGTTAGATTTGTCGAGGAATAAAATTTCGCAGTTGGAAGTGCGGGCCTTTTATGGCTTGTATTCACTGCGTGAATTACACTTGAATCGGAATAATTTAACGACTTTGTCTCTCGGAACTTTTCAACAATTCCCTACGTTGGAAGTGTTGAATTTGCGCAggaataacataaataaaattctgaCTGGGACTTTTTCcaatttgaaatttctaaaaacttTGGATTTGTCGTATAATAACATCACGAAACTTAAAATGGAAACGCTTATTACGTTGAGCAATTTGAAAAAGATTGATTTGACTGCGAATCATTTGATTCAGATGGAACATTTGGATTTGATCAAGTCTTTGAGACACTTGGAGTTTGTAGGTCTTAATGATAACAAGTGGAAGTGCGATAATTTGGTGTCAATGTTGATcgcgtttcaaaattatagcgtCAACTGGTTGTCTACTGAAAGTGCAACTTTTACGCATGAAAATATAGACGGGATTAAGTGTTTTGatatttgtaatttctttTATTGTGTTGACGAGGAAGACCTTACTTGGAGGAATTGA